The Blattabacterium cuenoti genome includes a region encoding these proteins:
- the leuB gene encoding 3-isopropylmalate dehydrogenase, whose product MIKNISVIEGDGIGPEIIQQTIKVLNSVAIKYDHDFRYQNVLAGSKAIDQLGNPMPEETINNCLKSDAILFSCVGDPKHDHNPRGMRPEDGLLKLRKKMDLYCNIRPIIVFPKLNKSPIKKKLLKKVDFIIYRELTSGIYFGKKGRSENGEIAYDYCIYSKKEIERIGEMAFQAAMNRKKKVTLVDKANVLETSRLWREIIQKISLDYPNVNLDFLYIDNAAVQIIMNPEKFDIILTDNMFGDILSDESCVLTSSLGLLPSASIGKYQAMFEPIHGSYPQAKGKNIANPLGCILSASMMLEYFGMHKEKNILEAAVKNSIENKVCTQDIVNIESSYTTEEVGNYIEKYILNQ is encoded by the coding sequence ATGATTAAAAATATTTCTGTAATAGAAGGAGATGGAATTGGTCCAGAAATTATTCAACAAACCATAAAAGTTTTAAATTCCGTAGCTATAAAATATGATCACGATTTTCGTTATCAAAATGTTTTAGCTGGATCTAAAGCTATAGATCAATTAGGAAATCCTATGCCAGAAGAAACTATAAATAATTGTTTAAAATCTGACGCTATTTTGTTTTCTTGTGTAGGAGATCCAAAACATGATCATAACCCGAGAGGGATGAGGCCTGAAGATGGATTATTAAAACTAAGAAAAAAAATGGATTTATATTGTAATATTCGTCCTATAATAGTTTTTCCAAAACTAAATAAATCTCCTATAAAAAAAAAATTACTAAAAAAAGTTGATTTTATTATATACCGTGAATTAACAAGTGGAATTTATTTTGGTAAAAAAGGTCGTTCAGAAAATGGAGAAATAGCTTATGATTATTGTATTTATTCTAAAAAAGAAATTGAGAGGATTGGAGAAATGGCTTTTCAAGCTGCTATGAATCGTAAAAAAAAAGTAACATTGGTGGATAAAGCTAACGTATTAGAAACATCTCGATTATGGAGAGAAATCATTCAAAAAATATCGTTAGATTATCCAAATGTCAATCTAGATTTTTTATATATAGATAATGCAGCTGTCCAAATTATTATGAATCCTGAAAAATTTGATATAATTTTAACGGATAATATGTTTGGAGATATCCTTTCAGACGAATCCTGTGTTTTAACGAGTTCTTTAGGGTTATTGCCTTCTGCCTCTATAGGAAAATATCAAGCAATGTTTGAACCGATACATGGTTCTTATCCTCAAGCAAAGGGGAAAAATATAGCAAATCCTTTAGGATGTATACTTTCAGCATCTATGATGTTAGAATATTTTGGAATGCATAAAGAAAAAAATATTTTAGAAGCGGCTGTTAAAAATTCTATTGAAAACAAAGTATGTACACAAGATATTGTGAATATAGAATCATCTTATACCACTGAAGAGGTAGGTAATTACATAGAAAAATATATTCTAAATCAATAA
- the leuC gene encoding 3-isopropylmalate dehydratase large subunit: MQKSLFDKIWEVHIVKKLENEIYVLYIDRHYIHEVTSPQAFLELKKRNLPVFRPNQIIATADHNIPTINQHLPISDPLSRKQVSLLTDNCNQFGITLYGLGDENNGIVHVIGPELGYTLPGMTIVCGDSHTSTHGAFGCIAFGIGTSQVTMVMASQCLLLSKPKQMRIQLNGELRKGVTPKDVILYIISKLGVDAGIGYFIEYTGSVIKKMSMEGRMTICNMSIEMGAKGGLIAPDKITFDYVKKCQYFQKFRKKEKKVIEYWESLITDKNTIFDKEHILNAEDIEPMITYGTNPGMSIKISEKIPKSNVDSKSLEYMGFALNESLLGKRINYIFIGSCTNSRIEDLRLVASVIKGKKKANHVQAMIVPGSNQVIKQVKKEGLDKIFQESGFDFRQSGCSACLGMNEDKIPSGEYCISTSNRNFEGRQGPGSRTLLASPLTAAIIAIEGEIVDINKYIHGKINDVY; this comes from the coding sequence ATGCAAAAATCATTATTTGATAAAATTTGGGAAGTGCATATTGTTAAAAAATTGGAAAATGAAATATATGTTCTTTATATAGATAGACATTATATACATGAAGTAACAAGTCCTCAAGCTTTTTTAGAGTTAAAAAAAAGAAATCTTCCTGTTTTTAGACCAAATCAAATTATAGCAACTGCAGATCATAATATTCCTACAATTAATCAACATTTACCTATTTCTGATCCTTTATCTAGAAAACAAGTAAGCTTATTAACAGATAATTGTAATCAATTTGGAATTACATTATATGGACTAGGAGATGAAAATAATGGAATAGTTCATGTTATTGGACCTGAATTAGGTTATACCTTACCAGGTATGACAATAGTTTGTGGTGATAGTCACACTTCCACTCATGGAGCTTTTGGTTGTATTGCTTTTGGAATTGGAACTAGTCAAGTTACTATGGTAATGGCTAGTCAATGTTTATTGTTGTCAAAACCGAAACAAATGAGAATCCAATTAAATGGAGAGTTAAGGAAAGGAGTTACTCCAAAAGATGTGATTTTATATATCATATCAAAATTAGGAGTAGATGCTGGAATTGGATATTTTATAGAATATACGGGTTCTGTTATTAAAAAAATGAGCATGGAAGGGAGAATGACTATTTGTAATATGAGCATTGAAATGGGAGCAAAAGGTGGATTAATAGCTCCAGACAAAATTACATTTGATTATGTAAAAAAATGTCAGTATTTCCAAAAATTTAGAAAAAAAGAAAAAAAAGTTATAGAATATTGGGAATCTTTAATAACAGATAAAAATACAATTTTTGATAAAGAACATATATTAAATGCGGAAGATATTGAACCTATGATCACTTATGGAACGAATCCTGGAATGTCAATCAAAATATCTGAAAAAATACCGAAATCAAATGTAGATTCTAAATCTTTAGAGTATATGGGATTTGCATTAAATGAATCTTTGTTAGGAAAAAGGATTAATTATATTTTCATAGGAAGTTGCACAAATTCTAGAATAGAAGATCTAAGATTAGTAGCTTCTGTGATAAAAGGTAAAAAAAAAGCGAATCATGTACAAGCAATGATTGTTCCTGGATCAAATCAGGTTATCAAACAAGTGAAAAAAGAAGGATTGGATAAAATTTTTCAAGAATCTGGATTTGATTTTCGTCAGTCTGGATGTTCTGCTTGTTTAGGAATGAATGAAGATAAGATTCCTTCAGGAGAATATTGTATTTCTACATCTAATAGAAATTTTGAAGGAAGACAAGGACCAGGATCTCGTACTTTACTTGCAAGTCCTTTAACTGCAGCTATTATAGCTATCGAAGGTGAAATTGTAGATATTAATAAATATATTCATGGAAAAATTAACGATGTTTATTAG
- the leuD gene encoding 3-isopropylmalate dehydratase small subunit codes for MEKLTMFISQAVPLFIEDVDTDQIIPARFLKEIKREKCVKNIFMDWRYKKNGSLNKDFILNNSNFHGKILLSGRNFGCGSSREHAVWAIFDYGFRVIISSFFADIFKENALNNGLLPVEVSEYFLKKLFYTVEKNPKTKIKIDLINQKITIIETGEFHKFYIHPYKKNCFINGYDDIDFLISIKNDVETFEKNRKFF; via the coding sequence ATGGAAAAATTAACGATGTTTATTAGTCAAGCTGTTCCATTATTTATAGAAGATGTAGATACGGATCAAATTATTCCTGCTCGTTTTTTAAAAGAAATTAAACGTGAAAAATGCGTAAAAAATATTTTTATGGATTGGCGCTATAAAAAAAATGGATCTTTAAATAAGGATTTCATATTAAATAATTCTAATTTTCATGGAAAAATTCTTCTTTCAGGAAGAAATTTTGGATGTGGATCTAGCCGTGAACATGCTGTATGGGCTATTTTTGATTATGGATTTAGGGTTATCATTTCTAGTTTTTTTGCTGATATTTTTAAAGAAAATGCATTAAATAATGGATTATTACCTGTAGAAGTTTCTGAATATTTTTTAAAAAAGTTATTTTATACAGTTGAAAAAAATCCAAAAACTAAGATAAAAATTGATTTAATCAATCAAAAGATTACAATAATAGAAACAGGAGAATTTCATAAATTCTATATACATCCATACAAAAAAAATTGTTTTATAAATGGATATGACGATATAGATTTTTTGATCTCTATTAAAAATGATGTAGAAACTTTCGAAAAAAATAGAAAATTTTTTTAA
- a CDS encoding 2-isopropylmalate synthase — protein MGKNRIQIFDTSLRDGEQVPGCKLNAKEKVIIAKKLEVLGVDVIEAGFPTSSPEDYKSVQEICRSVSKTIVCALSRAVEKDIEMAALSLKYAKKPRIHTGIGTSNCHIRYKFNSTPEKIIEQAIHAVKYAKKFVEDVEFYAEDAGRTENEFLAKVCENVIKYGATVINIPDTTGYCLPEEYGNKIRFLKENVKGIHKTILSTHCHNDLGLATANSLAGIMNGAEQVECTINGIGERAGNTSLEEIVMIIKQNSHLNLFTNINTKLISSISNLVSESTGMKIQANKAIVGTNAFSHSSGIHQDGIIKKRETYESINPEDVGINESSIILTARSGRAALAYRYKKLGYLLNKNSLDLVYSVFLEYADKKKEITDTELKIILKQANLNEKNNQMLHTTNTTNSIRINVV, from the coding sequence ATGGGAAAAAATAGAATACAAATTTTTGATACATCTTTGCGAGATGGTGAACAAGTACCAGGATGTAAATTGAATGCTAAAGAAAAAGTCATAATAGCTAAAAAATTAGAAGTTTTAGGAGTTGATGTGATAGAAGCTGGATTTCCCACTTCAAGTCCAGAAGATTATAAATCGGTTCAAGAGATTTGTAGATCGGTTTCAAAAACTATAGTTTGTGCCTTATCTAGAGCTGTAGAAAAAGATATAGAAATGGCAGCATTGTCATTAAAATATGCCAAAAAACCTAGAATTCACACTGGAATAGGAACTTCAAATTGTCATATCCGTTATAAATTTAATAGTACTCCAGAAAAAATTATAGAACAAGCTATCCATGCGGTAAAATATGCAAAAAAATTTGTAGAAGATGTAGAGTTTTATGCTGAAGATGCAGGACGTACAGAAAATGAATTTTTAGCAAAAGTTTGTGAAAATGTGATCAAATATGGAGCTACAGTCATTAATATTCCGGACACTACAGGTTATTGCTTGCCAGAAGAATATGGAAATAAAATACGTTTTTTAAAAGAAAATGTAAAAGGAATTCATAAAACGATATTATCTACTCATTGTCACAACGATTTAGGATTGGCTACAGCTAATTCATTAGCTGGAATAATGAATGGAGCGGAACAAGTAGAGTGTACTATTAATGGAATTGGAGAAAGAGCAGGAAATACTTCACTCGAAGAAATTGTAATGATTATTAAACAAAATTCCCATTTAAATTTATTTACTAACATTAATACAAAATTAATTTCTTCTATAAGTAATTTGGTATCTGAAAGTACAGGAATGAAAATACAAGCGAATAAGGCTATAGTAGGAACTAACGCTTTTTCTCATTCTTCTGGAATCCATCAGGATGGGATTATAAAAAAAAGAGAGACTTATGAAAGTATTAATCCAGAAGATGTTGGTATAAATGAATCTTCAATCATTCTTACAGCTAGAAGTGGAAGAGCAGCTTTAGCTTATCGTTATAAAAAATTAGGCTATTTGCTAAACAAAAATTCTTTAGATTTGGTTTATTCTGTTTTTTTAGAGTATGCAGACAAGAAAAAAGAAATTACCGATACAGAATTAAAAATAATATTAAAACAAGCTAATTTAAATGAAAAAAATAATCAAATGTTGCATACTACTAATACAACGAATAGTATAAGAATAAATGTTGTATAA
- the tyrS gene encoding tyrosine--tRNA ligase, which produces MNDIMNELYWRGLIKNKVPGIENLLKKPTTMYIGFDPTSDSLHLGNLLPIIMLIHFQKKGHKSLALIGEATGFIGDPSGKKDKRIFLSKEILQKNTESIKNQILKLLKFYSEKIELLNNYDWIQNIYFIDFIREIGKHFPINYMISKDSVKKRIHNQKNGISFTEFSYSLIQGYDFLYLNQVKNCQLQIGGSDQWGNITTGIELIRKKTGKKAYGITFPLIIKPNGIKFGKSDKGKNIWLNEKKTSPYKFYQFWMNISDVEIEKYMRIYTFFSKEEIEDLILQHRKHPNKRLLQRKLANEITEWVHGKKISKKIMEITNVLFEKRNESYQSLDDKILISIYNHIPHMVISCEEFEKGIFLLDILKKSSFFSSKSEVNRALKVNSIHLNKILIKENILITKKNIIGKKYILFQFGKKEFFIIKIE; this is translated from the coding sequence ATGAATGATATCATGAATGAACTCTATTGGAGAGGTTTAATTAAAAATAAAGTACCAGGTATAGAAAATTTATTAAAAAAACCTACTACAATGTATATAGGTTTTGATCCTACATCTGATTCTTTACACCTAGGAAATCTTTTACCTATTATCATGTTAATTCATTTTCAAAAAAAGGGACATAAATCTTTAGCATTAATTGGTGAAGCAACTGGATTTATAGGAGATCCTTCCGGTAAAAAGGATAAAAGAATCTTTTTAAGTAAAGAAATTTTGCAAAAAAATACGGAATCTATAAAAAATCAAATATTAAAGCTTTTGAAGTTTTATTCAGAAAAAATAGAATTATTAAACAATTATGATTGGATTCAAAACATTTATTTTATAGATTTTATTCGTGAAATAGGAAAACATTTTCCTATAAATTATATGATATCTAAAGATTCTGTAAAAAAAAGAATTCATAATCAAAAAAACGGAATATCCTTCACTGAATTCTCTTATTCTCTTATACAAGGATATGATTTTTTATATTTAAATCAAGTAAAAAATTGTCAATTACAAATAGGAGGATCTGATCAATGGGGAAATATCACTACAGGGATCGAACTAATTCGAAAAAAAACAGGAAAAAAAGCATATGGAATTACTTTTCCTTTAATTATAAAACCTAATGGAATTAAATTTGGTAAAAGTGATAAAGGGAAAAATATATGGTTAAATGAAAAAAAAACTTCCCCATACAAATTTTATCAATTCTGGATGAATATTTCTGATGTAGAAATTGAAAAATACATGAGGATATACACTTTTTTTTCAAAAGAAGAAATTGAAGATTTAATTCTTCAACATAGAAAACATCCAAATAAAAGATTGTTACAAAGAAAACTAGCTAATGAAATAACTGAATGGGTTCATGGAAAAAAAATTTCCAAAAAAATAATGGAAATCACAAATGTGTTATTTGAAAAAAGAAATGAATCTTATCAATCATTGGATGATAAGATTTTGATTTCTATATATAATCATATTCCACATATGGTTATATCTTGTGAAGAATTTGAAAAAGGAATTTTTTTATTAGATATTTTAAAAAAAAGTAGTTTTTTTTCTTCAAAAAGTGAAGTTAATCGTGCTTTAAAAGTGAATTCAATTCACTTAAATAAAATTTTGATAAAAGAAAATATTTTGATTACAAAAAAAAACATAATAGGAAAAAAATATATTTTATTCCAATTTGGAAAAAAAGAATTTTTCATTATAAAAATTGAATAA
- a CDS encoding PD-(D/E)XK nuclease family protein, with product MLFKTAIYRLDSFLHKKINFKIILLIIDHVVFNECEKIFIQKIIQKGLVYDLYEKNIPISSLKSLNENQIFNSKTFLQKNCFKIVSVSKEIEQIRIVKNIIDKLIKKNKNPEKILLIPGEKNLTFPLADAIKKLGVNISLNINYSLNNIPIYYTFYSIFQLLIKKNQLKKFLKRDVIKVLSNGYIQKFFLKKNSILKKLNQENDSDFVCENVIKKYLYRNDLWMIFQIQTHDIKIIIVSIISFIKKFKKFLFSNKKKHFLELKFIYKLEIYIKKLRIIVRKNKNLFIGINDIYNIYEEFTHTENIRYIYNKYKRGLYITGFIDVFFKNFDYVIITSFNEGVIPPNHKNSFIPFSICKKLQINNNFNENFYFHHFTRIMKFSKKIYAIYKNQQDEINSGEKSRFIHRMEINSKISEERIKKPFFPINLKRQPIIINKTKSIIQCLDKLINKGLSPSSIHLYNDNPLLFYYKKILKLNDTEKTSHKKKIGKIIHQILKILYDPVKENSMTLDCIYNMKKNYKSIIKKIMIGKDEIFEIEGNNMFFYHIIKNYIKNFISWDEKFIKNGHKIVIKEIERKASAILKIGSKKVNLHGIIDRIDEYDGITRILDYKIGFSKIKKINISSKNIKNIFYDTNYTNTMQLLIYVYLWFKSSRFKESQKKTPVIGIVSPEMNGNILQIPVNIFRFQNENTNITYADYQIKILPFLIQRIYDILNPNIPIIEKIY from the coding sequence ATGCTTTTTAAAACGGCAATCTATCGTTTAGATTCCTTTTTACATAAAAAGATAAATTTTAAAATTATATTACTTATTATTGATCATGTAGTATTTAATGAATGTGAAAAAATTTTTATTCAAAAAATTATTCAAAAAGGATTAGTATATGATTTATATGAAAAAAATATTCCAATTTCATCTTTAAAATCTTTAAATGAGAATCAAATTTTTAATTCAAAAACATTTTTACAAAAAAATTGTTTCAAAATTGTTTCTGTTTCAAAAGAAATAGAGCAAATAAGAATTGTAAAAAATATTATAGACAAATTAATCAAAAAAAATAAAAATCCTGAAAAAATATTACTAATACCAGGAGAAAAAAATTTGACTTTTCCATTAGCAGATGCCATAAAAAAATTAGGTGTTAACATATCTTTAAATATAAATTATTCATTAAATAATATTCCTATTTATTACACTTTTTATTCTATATTTCAACTATTAATCAAAAAAAATCAACTTAAAAAATTTTTAAAAAGAGATGTGATAAAAGTGTTGTCCAATGGATATATTCAAAAATTTTTCTTAAAAAAAAATTCAATATTAAAAAAATTGAATCAGGAAAATGATTCAGATTTTGTTTGCGAAAATGTAATAAAAAAATATTTATACAGAAATGATCTATGGATGATTTTTCAAATTCAAACTCATGATATAAAAATAATTATTGTAAGTATCATTAGTTTTATTAAAAAATTTAAAAAATTTCTTTTTTCAAATAAAAAAAAACACTTTTTAGAATTAAAATTTATTTATAAACTAGAAATTTATATAAAAAAATTAAGGATAATAGTTAGGAAAAACAAAAACCTATTTATAGGAATCAATGATATATATAACATATATGAAGAGTTTACTCATACAGAAAATATACGATATATATATAATAAATATAAAAGAGGATTGTACATAACAGGTTTTATAGACGTTTTTTTTAAAAATTTTGATTATGTGATCATTACTTCCTTTAATGAAGGAGTCATCCCTCCAAATCATAAGAATTCTTTTATTCCCTTTAGTATATGTAAAAAATTACAAATCAATAATAATTTTAATGAAAATTTTTATTTTCATCATTTCACGAGAATTATGAAATTCTCAAAAAAAATATATGCAATATATAAAAATCAACAGGATGAAATTAATTCTGGAGAGAAAAGTCGTTTTATTCATAGAATGGAAATAAATTCAAAAATTTCAGAAGAAAGAATAAAAAAACCATTCTTTCCTATCAACTTAAAAAGACAACCTATTATTATTAATAAAACAAAATCTATCATTCAATGTTTAGATAAATTAATCAATAAAGGATTATCCCCTTCTTCTATTCATTTATATAATGACAATCCTCTTTTATTTTATTATAAGAAGATACTTAAATTGAATGATACAGAAAAAACATCTCACAAAAAAAAAATAGGGAAAATCATTCATCAGATATTAAAAATTTTATATGATCCTGTAAAAGAAAATTCGATGACTCTCGATTGTATTTATAATATGAAAAAAAATTATAAATCTATTATAAAAAAAATCATGATAGGAAAAGATGAAATTTTTGAAATTGAAGGAAATAATATGTTTTTTTATCACATTATCAAAAATTACATAAAAAATTTTATTTCATGGGATGAAAAATTTATTAAAAATGGACATAAAATCGTTATCAAAGAAATAGAACGAAAAGCATCTGCGATATTAAAAATCGGATCAAAAAAAGTAAACTTACATGGGATTATTGATCGTATAGACGAATACGACGGGATTACTCGTATTCTTGATTATAAAATAGGATTTTCAAAAATTAAAAAGATTAATATTTCTTCAAAAAATATAAAAAATATTTTTTATGATACAAATTACACGAATACCATGCAATTGTTAATTTATGTTTATTTATGGTTCAAATCTTCTAGATTCAAAGAATCTCAAAAAAAAACTCCTGTCATTGGAATTGTTTCTCCTGAAATGAATGGAAATATATTGCAAATTCCTGTAAATATTTTTCGTTTTCAAAATGAAAATACAAATATAACATATGCAGATTATCAAATAAAGATTCTCCCATTTTTGATTCAAAGAATTTATGACATTTTAAATCCTAATATTCCAATTATAGAAAAAATTTATTGA
- a CDS encoding bifunctional riboflavin kinase/FAD synthetase, whose amino-acid sequence MKIYSLIDEFSSLYPCVFTFGVFDGVHIGHQKIIKDLILKSEKKYCSVLLTFHPHPQEILNTDKKFLYLNTLSERISHLKKTGIEHLIIHPFTKNFSRLKTKDFLRKILHPKCKIEQIIIGYDSHIGKNRDNSYEELKKFSHIYKVKVYQVKPYDFKKKIVSSTHIRESLLLGNMQWANQALGYFYTLSGNVIQGKGIGKLINFPTANLQVDSKKLIPKKGVYAVKINYLNNIYLGMLNIGINPTIEKKNKKIKIEVHIFDFFENIYGKKIDILMISIIREEKKFNTIQELRKQIYIDKINIKKFFSCEKKNR is encoded by the coding sequence TTGAAAATTTATTCATTGATTGATGAATTTTCTTCTTTATATCCATGTGTATTTACATTTGGTGTTTTTGATGGTGTTCATATTGGTCATCAAAAAATTATTAAAGATTTAATTTTAAAATCAGAAAAAAAATATTGTTCAGTATTACTAACTTTTCATCCACATCCACAAGAAATATTAAATACTGATAAAAAGTTCTTGTATTTAAATACTCTTTCTGAAAGAATATCCCATTTAAAAAAAACAGGAATTGAACATTTGATTATTCATCCTTTTACAAAAAATTTTTCAAGATTAAAGACGAAAGATTTTTTAAGAAAAATTTTACATCCTAAATGTAAAATTGAACAAATCATTATTGGATATGATTCACATATAGGAAAAAATAGAGATAATTCTTATGAAGAATTAAAAAAATTTTCTCATATTTATAAAGTTAAGGTCTATCAAGTCAAACCCTATGATTTTAAAAAAAAAATAGTAAGTTCGACTCACATACGTGAGTCTCTTTTATTAGGCAATATGCAATGGGCTAACCAAGCTTTGGGTTATTTTTATACGTTATCCGGTAATGTCATACAAGGAAAAGGAATCGGAAAGTTGATCAACTTCCCCACTGCAAATTTACAAGTGGATTCAAAAAAATTGATTCCAAAAAAGGGTGTCTATGCTGTAAAAATTAATTATTTAAATAACATATATTTGGGCATGTTAAATATAGGAATTAACCCAACTATAGAGAAAAAAAATAAAAAAATTAAGATAGAAGTGCATATATTCGATTTTTTTGAAAATATATATGGAAAAAAAATAGATATTTTGATGATCAGTATAATACGTGAAGAAAAAAAATTTAACACTATTCAAGAACTAAGAAAACAAATATATATAGACAAAATAAACATAAAAAAATTTTTTTCTTGTGAAAAAAAGAATCGATAA
- a CDS encoding F0F1 ATP synthase subunit epsilon translates to MKIIIISYQKILFQGNIISIIAPGYCGYFQILKNHAPLISILKNGFLKLELESEKKKIKIKGGFLQVKKNMVIIIL, encoded by the coding sequence ATGAAAATTATAATTATCAGTTATCAGAAAATTTTGTTTCAAGGGAATATAATTTCTATTATAGCTCCTGGTTATTGTGGATATTTTCAGATATTGAAAAATCATGCTCCATTGATTTCTATATTAAAAAATGGTTTTTTAAAATTGGAATTAGAATCAGAAAAAAAGAAGATTAAAATAAAAGGAGGATTTTTACAAGTAAAAAAAAACATGGTTATTATAATTTTATGA
- the atpD gene encoding F0F1 ATP synthase subunit beta, whose product MHKKKIKGIITQIVGAVIDVSFKETSYIPKIYDALEINLSKKNKIVLEVQQHMGDNNVRCISMDSTDGLQRGQEVYALDQPICVPIGESINGRVFNVLGDCIDGLGDIDRSQKKPIHNEPPEFVDLSTDTEILYTGIKVIDLIEPYPKGGKIGLFGGAGVGKTVLIQELINNIAKVHGGRSVFAGVGERSREGNDLLREMLESGIIKYGKSFMESMKKGYWDISKVDRESLKESKAAFIFGQMNEPPGARARVALSGLTLAEYYRDQCSKGKEGQDVLFFIDNIFRFTQAGSEVSALLGRIPSSVGYQPTLSSEMGSMQERITSTKKGSITSVQAVYVPADDLTDPAPAITFSHLDATTVLSRKIASLGIYPAVDPLDSTSRILSPDIIDEDHYNCAQKVKKILQKYNSLQDIIAILGIEELSEEDQLIVSRARRVQRFLSQPFHVAKQFTGIEGEFVKIEDTIKGFNMIIDGKLDEIPEAAFNLKGTIEQVIESGKKMT is encoded by the coding sequence ATGCATAAAAAAAAAATCAAGGGAATTATTACTCAAATTGTAGGGGCTGTTATTGATGTTTCTTTTAAAGAAACATCCTATATACCTAAAATATATGATGCTTTAGAAATCAATTTATCTAAAAAAAATAAAATTGTATTGGAAGTTCAACAACATATGGGAGATAACAATGTTCGTTGCATATCTATGGATTCAACTGATGGATTGCAAAGAGGTCAAGAAGTTTATGCATTAGATCAACCTATTTGTGTTCCTATAGGAGAATCTATTAATGGTAGAGTTTTTAATGTTTTAGGAGATTGTATAGATGGATTAGGAGATATAGATAGATCTCAAAAAAAACCTATTCACAATGAACCTCCTGAATTTGTAGATTTATCAACTGATACAGAAATTTTGTATACAGGTATTAAGGTTATAGATTTAATAGAACCTTATCCTAAAGGAGGTAAAATTGGATTATTTGGTGGAGCAGGAGTTGGAAAAACTGTATTGATACAGGAATTAATTAATAATATAGCAAAAGTACATGGAGGACGATCTGTTTTTGCAGGAGTAGGAGAAAGATCTAGAGAAGGAAACGATTTATTGAGAGAAATGTTGGAATCTGGAATTATAAAATATGGAAAGTCTTTTATGGAATCTATGAAAAAAGGATATTGGGATATTTCTAAAGTAGATAGAGAATCTTTGAAGGAATCTAAAGCAGCTTTTATTTTTGGACAAATGAATGAACCTCCTGGTGCTAGAGCTAGAGTCGCTTTATCAGGATTAACTTTAGCTGAATATTATAGGGATCAGTGTTCGAAAGGAAAAGAAGGACAAGATGTATTATTTTTTATAGACAATATATTTCGTTTTACTCAAGCTGGATCAGAAGTTTCAGCATTATTAGGAAGAATTCCTTCATCAGTAGGATATCAACCTACTTTATCTTCTGAAATGGGTTCTATGCAGGAAAGAATAACTTCAACAAAAAAAGGGTCCATCACTTCAGTACAAGCAGTTTATGTTCCTGCAGATGATTTAACAGATCCTGCTCCTGCTATTACATTTTCGCATTTGGATGCAACTACTGTTTTGTCCAGAAAAATAGCATCTTTAGGAATTTATCCTGCAGTAGATCCTTTAGATTCGACTTCACGTATTTTATCTCCAGATATAATAGATGAAGATCATTATAATTGTGCACAAAAAGTCAAAAAAATTCTTCAAAAATATAATTCTTTACAAGATATCATAGCAATATTGGGAATAGAAGAATTAAGTGAAGAAGATCAATTAATAGTATCTCGAGCTAGACGTGTTCAACGTTTTTTATCTCAACCATTTCATGTTGCAAAACAATTTACTGGAATAGAAGGAGAATTTGTAAAAATTGAAGATACTATAAAAGGATTTAATATGATAATAGATGGAAAATTAGATGAAATTCCAGAAGCTGCTTTTAATTTAAAAGGAACTATTGAACAAGTTATAGAGAGTGGAAAGAAAATGACATAA